One region of Pseudomonas alvandae genomic DNA includes:
- the mnmC gene encoding bifunctional tRNA (5-methylaminomethyl-2-thiouridine)(34)-methyltransferase MnmD/FAD-dependent 5-carboxymethylaminomethyl-2-thiouridine(34) oxidoreductase MnmC produces MTPIQHHAQLDWDDQGRPRSRVFNDVYFSDQSGLEETRYVFLQQNNLAERFAALTEGGRLVIGETGFGTGLNFLCAWQLFEQCAPAGARLHFVSVEKFPLSPEDLRRALALWPELKVQADQLLGQYVAIHQGFQRMTLANGRVTLTLLIGDALEQLPQLDGRIDAWFLDGFAPAKNPEMWSAELFAELARLAAPGATLSTFTSTGWVRRRLNAAGFKMKRTPGIGHKWEILRGVFLGWPDQAPKPAPAKPWYARPAPPAGERRALVIGGGLAGCASAASLAARGWQVTLLERHAGLAEEASGNPQGVLYLKLSAHGTALSQMILSGFGYTRRLLEQLQRGLDWDGCGVLQLAFDAKEAERQARLAEAFPASLLKVLDRDEAEAKSSIGLPSGGLFYPEGGWVHPPALCRWQASNPAIALQPHHEVLELRRIDGQWQAWDGERCLASAPVAILASAAEIKRFEPAAELPLKRIRGQITRLPQTARSQSLATVVCAEGYVAPPRMGEHTLGASFDFHNDDLTPTAAEHAGNLQMLEEISVDLVDRLNARVLDPAQLEGRAAFRCTSPDYLPIVGPLADHPAFIEAYSALAKDARQVPDTPCPWLDGLYVNSGHGSRGLITAPLSGELIAAWLENEPLPLPRSVAEACHPNRFALRAVIRGKA; encoded by the coding sequence ATGACGCCCATTCAACACCACGCCCAACTCGACTGGGATGACCAGGGTCGCCCGCGTTCCCGGGTGTTTAACGATGTGTATTTCTCCGACCAGTCGGGCCTGGAAGAAACCCGCTACGTGTTCTTGCAGCAGAACAACCTGGCCGAGCGTTTCGCCGCGCTGACCGAGGGTGGGCGGCTGGTCATCGGTGAGACCGGGTTTGGCACCGGGTTGAATTTCCTCTGCGCCTGGCAGTTGTTCGAGCAATGCGCACCGGCGGGGGCACGGCTGCATTTTGTCAGCGTCGAGAAGTTTCCCCTGAGCCCCGAAGACCTGCGCCGGGCCCTGGCCTTGTGGCCCGAACTCAAGGTCCAGGCTGATCAGTTGCTTGGGCAGTACGTCGCGATTCACCAGGGGTTCCAGCGCATGACCCTGGCGAACGGGCGGGTGACCCTGACGCTGTTGATCGGCGATGCTCTGGAGCAATTGCCGCAGCTGGATGGACGGATCGACGCTTGGTTCCTCGACGGTTTCGCCCCGGCGAAAAACCCCGAAATGTGGAGCGCCGAGCTGTTCGCCGAACTGGCGCGACTCGCGGCGCCGGGAGCCACCCTCAGCACCTTTACCAGTACCGGTTGGGTGCGACGCCGGCTGAACGCGGCGGGTTTCAAGATGAAACGCACGCCGGGTATCGGCCATAAATGGGAGATTCTTCGCGGGGTGTTCCTCGGCTGGCCGGATCAGGCGCCTAAGCCCGCTCCGGCAAAACCCTGGTACGCCCGCCCCGCCCCGCCTGCTGGCGAGCGTCGGGCCCTGGTGATCGGTGGCGGACTGGCCGGTTGCGCCAGCGCCGCCAGCCTCGCCGCCCGAGGCTGGCAGGTGACCTTGCTGGAGCGTCATGCCGGTCTGGCCGAGGAAGCGTCCGGCAATCCGCAAGGCGTGCTGTACCTCAAGCTGTCGGCCCATGGCACCGCGCTGTCACAGATGATCCTCAGCGGGTTCGGCTACACACGGCGCTTGCTCGAACAGCTGCAACGAGGCCTCGACTGGGACGGCTGCGGTGTCCTGCAACTGGCCTTCGACGCCAAGGAAGCCGAGCGTCAGGCGCGCTTGGCCGAGGCGTTTCCGGCAAGTCTCTTGAAGGTCCTCGATCGCGACGAGGCCGAGGCGAAATCGAGCATCGGCTTGCCCAGCGGCGGCTTGTTTTACCCCGAAGGCGGTTGGGTGCACCCGCCAGCGCTGTGTCGCTGGCAAGCCTCGAACCCGGCGATCGCGTTGCAGCCACACCATGAAGTGCTGGAACTGCGCCGCATCGACGGCCAGTGGCAGGCCTGGGACGGCGAACGCTGCCTGGCCAGCGCACCCGTCGCAATCCTCGCCAGCGCCGCAGAGATCAAACGCTTCGAGCCCGCCGCCGAGCTGCCCCTCAAGCGTATTCGCGGACAGATCACCCGTCTGCCGCAAACCGCCCGCAGCCAAAGCCTGGCGACGGTGGTCTGCGCCGAGGGCTATGTGGCCCCGCCACGCATGGGCGAACATACGTTGGGCGCCAGTTTTGATTTTCACAACGACGACCTGACCCCCACCGCCGCCGAGCATGCCGGCAACCTGCAGATGCTCGAAGAGATTTCCGTAGACCTGGTGGATCGGCTCAACGCCCGAGTCCTGGATCCAGCGCAACTGGAAGGCCGAGCGGCGTTTCGCTGCACCAGCCCGGACTACCTGCCGATCGTCGGACCGCTGGCCGATCACCCGGCCTTTATCGAAGCGTATTCGGCCCTGGCCAAGGACGCCCGCCAAGTACCTGATACGCCGTGCCCCTGGCTTGACGGCCTGTACGTCAACAGCGGCCACGGTTCCCGAGGCCTGATCACCGCGCCGCTGTCCGGCGAACTGATCGCCGCCTGGCTGGAGAACGAACCGCTGCCCCTGCCGCGAAGCGTGGCCGAGGCCTGCCATCCGAACCGGTTCGCGTTGCGGGCGGTGATTCGGGGCAAGGCTTGA
- a CDS encoding N-acetylglutaminylglutamine amidotransferase, producing MCGLAGELRFDQQPADLAAVERITHHLAPRGPDAWGFHSQGPIALGHRRLKIMDLSDGSAQPMIDNHLGLSLAFNGAIYNYPELRAELEGLGYAFYSGGDTEVLLKGYHAWGEALLPKLNGMFAFAIWERDAKRLFIARDRLGVKPLYLSRTGQRLRFASALPALLKGGDINPVLDPVALNHYLNFHAVVPAPRTLLAGIEKLPPATWMRIEADGSTEQKTWWTLPYGPRPDEQELNLEDWIERVLDSTREAVAIRQRAAVDVGVLLSGGVDSSMLVGLLREVGVDDLSTFSIGFQDAGGERGDEFQYSDLIAKHYGTRHHQLRIDEKEIIEQLPAAFRAMSEPMVSHDCIAFYLLSREVAKHCKVVQSGQGADELFAGYHWYPQVDGASDPYAAYRAAFFDRSYEEYAATVQPKWLTANDAAGDFVKEHFAQPGADAAVDKALRLDSTVMLVDDPVKRVDNMTMAWGLEARTPFLDYRLVELSARVPAKFKLPDGGKHVLKEAARRVIPSEVIDRKKGYFPVPGLKHLEGNTLAWVRELLLDPSQDRGLFNPSMLDRLLTDPNGQLTPLRGSRLWQLAALNLWLSEQGI from the coding sequence ATGTGCGGATTAGCTGGTGAGTTACGTTTCGATCAACAACCTGCGGACCTTGCGGCCGTAGAGCGCATCACCCATCACTTGGCCCCTCGCGGCCCCGACGCGTGGGGTTTCCATAGCCAGGGGCCCATTGCCCTCGGCCATCGACGCCTGAAGATCATGGACCTGTCCGACGGCTCGGCCCAGCCGATGATCGACAATCACTTGGGCCTGTCCCTGGCGTTCAACGGCGCGATCTACAACTATCCGGAACTGCGGGCCGAACTCGAAGGCCTGGGGTACGCCTTTTATTCCGGCGGTGATACCGAAGTGCTGCTCAAGGGTTATCACGCTTGGGGCGAAGCGCTATTGCCCAAGCTCAACGGCATGTTCGCCTTCGCCATTTGGGAGCGCGACGCCAAGCGCCTGTTCATTGCCCGCGACCGTCTCGGTGTGAAGCCGCTGTACCTGTCACGCACCGGCCAGCGCCTGCGCTTTGCCTCGGCGTTGCCAGCCTTGCTCAAGGGCGGCGACATCAATCCGGTGCTCGACCCGGTCGCCCTCAATCACTACCTGAATTTCCATGCCGTGGTCCCCGCACCGCGCACCTTGCTGGCCGGCATAGAAAAATTGCCCCCGGCCACCTGGATGCGCATCGAGGCGGACGGCAGCACCGAGCAGAAAACCTGGTGGACGCTGCCCTACGGTCCCCGGCCCGATGAGCAGGAACTCAACCTGGAAGACTGGATCGAACGCGTGCTGGACAGCACCCGCGAAGCGGTCGCCATTCGCCAACGTGCCGCCGTCGATGTCGGCGTGCTGCTGTCGGGCGGTGTGGATTCGAGCATGCTCGTGGGGCTGTTGCGTGAGGTCGGTGTTGACGACCTGTCGACGTTCTCCATCGGCTTCCAGGACGCCGGCGGCGAGCGCGGCGACGAGTTCCAGTATTCGGACCTGATCGCCAAGCACTACGGCACGCGCCATCACCAATTGCGCATCGACGAGAAAGAAATCATCGAACAGTTGCCCGCGGCGTTCCGCGCCATGAGCGAACCGATGGTGAGTCACGACTGCATCGCTTTCTACCTGCTGTCGCGGGAAGTGGCCAAGCACTGCAAAGTGGTGCAAAGCGGCCAGGGCGCCGACGAGCTGTTCGCTGGTTATCACTGGTACCCGCAGGTCGACGGGGCGAGCGATCCGTATGCGGCCTATCGCGCGGCCTTCTTCGACCGCAGCTACGAAGAATATGCCGCCACCGTGCAGCCCAAGTGGCTCACCGCCAACGACGCCGCCGGAGACTTCGTCAAGGAACACTTTGCCCAACCGGGCGCCGATGCCGCCGTCGACAAGGCCTTGCGCCTGGACAGCACGGTGATGCTGGTGGACGACCCGGTCAAGCGCGTCGACAACATGACCATGGCCTGGGGCCTGGAGGCGCGCACACCGTTCCTCGACTACCGGCTGGTGGAGCTTTCCGCCCGGGTACCGGCGAAATTCAAGCTGCCCGACGGCGGCAAGCACGTGCTCAAGGAAGCCGCGCGCCGGGTGATCCCGAGCGAAGTCATCGACCGCAAGAAAGGCTATTTCCCGGTGCCGGGCCTCAAGCATCTTGAAGGCAACACCCTCGCCTGGGTCCGTGAACTGCTGCTGGATCCGAGCCAGGATCGCGGCCTGTTCAACCCGAGCATGCTCGATCGCCTGCTGACCGACCCCAACGGCCAACTGACACCGTTGCGTGGTTCGCGGCTGTGGCAATTGGCGGCGCTGAACCTGTGGCTCAGCGAGCAAGGAATCTGA